The following are encoded together in the Luteolibacter rhizosphaerae genome:
- a CDS encoding four helix bundle protein, producing the protein MSKIERFEDLLAWQKAHEFVLGVYKATRSFPKEETFGLTSQVRRAAVSAPSNIVEGFARWSNADKARHYNIGEASLDEARYQLLLAHDLGYADTTHLQEQALETKRILAGLANSVRNRP; encoded by the coding sequence ATGAGCAAGATCGAGCGATTCGAAGACCTCTTAGCCTGGCAAAAGGCTCATGAGTTCGTGCTCGGTGTTTACAAGGCGACACGTTCCTTTCCGAAAGAGGAGACCTTTGGGCTCACCTCTCAAGTCCGTCGCGCAGCAGTCTCCGCTCCTTCCAATATCGTGGAAGGATTCGCCCGTTGGTCAAACGCCGACAAGGCGCGCCATTACAACATCGGCGAAGCCTCCTTGGACGAAGCACGCTACCAACTTCTACTTGCCCACGATCTCGGCTACGCGGACACCACGCATCTTCAAGAACAAGCCCTCGAAACCAAACGAATCCTTGCAGGTCTCGCCAATTCCGTCCGAAACCGCCCCTGA
- a CDS encoding NuoI/complex I 23 kDa subunit family protein, with translation MAVVKVTRPKLAAGEKIYLTALLKGFFITMKHAVNSLRGKTRGAEDLESSGLGVTMQYPEQKWDEHLPEHYRGAPALVTDEQGRERCVSCQLCEFICPPKAIKITPSEIPSEDPWAKVEKRPLEFDIDMIRCIYCGMCEEVCPEQAIFLRKDYAITGLKRADMVHDKEKLYEIGGVRVGLVNKWNELK, from the coding sequence ATGGCCGTCGTCAAAGTCACACGTCCGAAGCTCGCTGCCGGGGAGAAGATCTACCTCACCGCGCTTCTCAAAGGCTTCTTCATTACGATGAAGCACGCCGTGAATTCGCTGCGGGGCAAGACCCGCGGTGCCGAGGACCTGGAGTCCTCCGGTCTCGGCGTGACGATGCAGTATCCCGAGCAGAAGTGGGATGAGCACCTGCCCGAGCACTACCGCGGTGCGCCCGCGCTGGTGACGGACGAGCAGGGCCGCGAGCGCTGCGTGTCCTGCCAGCTCTGCGAATTCATCTGCCCGCCGAAGGCGATCAAGATCACTCCGAGCGAGATCCCCTCCGAGGATCCCTGGGCGAAGGTTGAGAAGCGCCCGCTGGAGTTCGATATCGACATGATTCGCTGCATCTACTGCGGCATGTGCGAGGAGGTCTGCCCGGAGCAGGCCATCTTCCTGCGCAAGGACTATGCGATCACCGGCCTGAAGCGCGCCGACATGGTGCACGACAAGGAGAAGCTCTACGAGATCGGCGGCGTGCGCGTCGGCCTCGTGAACAAGTGGAATGAACTGAAGTAA
- a CDS encoding NADH-quinone oxidoreductase subunit N, translating into MPAYYLEALTVTLGLALLMLEAFGPRNSKALVSGSAVAGLAFILVLLFFAVGPEKADAGDKWGSYALWNFYQFDSLARFYKGFALVCTIFVVLMSIDFRSILTRFTDDQESENGTGEFYALPVFACAGMMWMASAKDLAGAFVALELVTITFYILVAYLRRNVGSLEAGVKYLILGALSTGFLVYGIAWIYGATGTMNLAEIGAKAHTLQSTAPLLFGVALILIAMGFKIGAVPMQVWIPDVYQGAPTPTTAFLSVGSKAAGFILLIRFLTPLMEAGSPIASKIVLMLAIMAGATLLFGNLAAISQTNFKRLLAYSSIAHAGFLVLALAAWKGVSPEGLGSVETVSFYLATYLLMTLASFFVLAQVRIQNGSEQIDAFNGLGKRNPTLALGLTIIMAALAGVPLTAGFIGKFFVFTLAVEAKLWWAVILAFVGAAAGFYYYFKIIRAIWWETPAEDSKPLVLPQITRYCVVGLTLAVIVLGVWPQPVLWLLG; encoded by the coding sequence ATGCCCGCCTACTACCTCGAAGCCCTCACCGTCACGCTCGGCCTCGCCCTGCTGATGCTGGAAGCATTCGGCCCGCGCAACTCGAAGGCACTGGTCAGCGGTTCCGCCGTCGCGGGACTCGCCTTTATCCTGGTGCTGCTCTTCTTCGCGGTGGGTCCGGAAAAGGCCGATGCAGGCGACAAGTGGGGCAGCTACGCGCTCTGGAACTTCTACCAGTTCGATTCGCTGGCGCGTTTCTACAAGGGCTTTGCGCTGGTCTGCACCATCTTCGTGGTGCTGATGTCGATCGACTTCCGCTCGATCCTCACCCGCTTCACCGACGACCAGGAGTCCGAGAACGGCACCGGCGAGTTCTACGCCCTTCCCGTCTTCGCCTGTGCAGGCATGATGTGGATGGCCTCCGCCAAGGACCTTGCCGGGGCCTTCGTGGCGCTGGAGCTGGTCACCATCACCTTCTACATCCTCGTCGCCTACCTGCGGCGGAATGTCGGCTCGCTGGAAGCGGGCGTGAAGTATCTCATCCTCGGCGCGCTTAGCACCGGCTTCCTCGTTTACGGCATCGCTTGGATCTACGGCGCGACCGGCACGATGAACCTAGCGGAGATCGGAGCGAAGGCGCACACGCTTCAGAGCACCGCCCCTCTCCTCTTTGGTGTCGCCCTCATCCTCATCGCCATGGGCTTCAAGATCGGTGCCGTGCCGATGCAGGTGTGGATCCCGGACGTTTACCAAGGTGCCCCGACCCCGACGACCGCCTTCCTCTCGGTGGGTTCGAAGGCCGCGGGCTTCATCCTGCTGATCCGCTTCCTCACGCCTCTAATGGAGGCCGGCTCGCCGATCGCCTCGAAGATCGTGCTGATGCTCGCCATCATGGCCGGTGCCACCCTGCTCTTCGGCAATCTCGCCGCCATCAGCCAGACCAACTTCAAGCGCCTGCTGGCTTACTCCTCGATCGCCCACGCGGGCTTTCTGGTGCTGGCGCTGGCCGCATGGAAGGGCGTGAGCCCGGAAGGCCTCGGCTCGGTGGAGACCGTCTCCTTCTACCTCGCCACCTACCTGCTGATGACGCTCGCCAGCTTCTTCGTGCTGGCCCAGGTGCGCATCCAGAACGGCTCCGAGCAGATCGATGCCTTCAACGGCCTCGGCAAGCGCAACCCGACCCTCGCCCTCGGCCTCACGATCATCATGGCCGCGCTCGCGGGCGTGCCGCTCACCGCGGGCTTCATCGGCAAGTTCTTCGTCTTCACCCTCGCGGTGGAGGCCAAGCTGTGGTGGGCTGTCATCCTCGCCTTCGTGGGTGCCGCCGCCGGCTTCTACTACTACTTCAAGATCATCCGCGCCATCTGGTGGGAGACGCCTGCAGAGGACTCCAAGCCGCTGGTGCTGCCGCAGATCACCCGCTACTGCGTGGTCGGCCTCACCCTCGCCGTCATC
- a CDS encoding complex I subunit 1/NuoH family protein: MDLAVTLLVILAKVIGLTFLVVLPLVPISVYFERRFSAIIQDRVGPNRVGVPLTLLGAKKDFSFFGLIQPMADGVKLFLKEDFTPSHVRKAFYWLAPALTVVPSLVTVCVVPFGGNIEVNGQIHKLVIADLDVGPLFIFAISSLAVYGITLAGWSSNSKFPFIGGVRSTAQMISYEIALGLSVVPVLLYYGDLNLSNIVQQQSQNGWLLLPLWGNSAPWNNGGDYTAWIFWIPAMIAFLIFTTSVFAETNRMPFDLPECETELVGGYHTEYSSMKFAMFFMGEYAAMVIGSAMVVTLFLGGWSLGPWFDNWAAGLAIGSVKIGGLLNMAVFMGKVVGFILFFILVRWTVPRFRYDQLMRLGWVIFFEAALINVFLAALVIAAPQFGAAATVGGLILLVIVTAALVWALKVSEKRPKPISI, encoded by the coding sequence ATGGACCTCGCCGTCACACTTCTCGTTATCCTCGCCAAGGTCATCGGCCTGACCTTCCTGGTGGTTCTGCCGCTGGTGCCGATCTCGGTTTACTTCGAGCGCCGCTTCTCCGCGATCATCCAAGACCGTGTGGGTCCGAACCGCGTGGGCGTGCCGCTGACCTTGCTCGGCGCGAAAAAGGACTTCTCTTTCTTCGGTCTGATCCAGCCGATGGCAGACGGTGTGAAGCTGTTCCTGAAGGAGGACTTCACCCCTTCCCACGTGCGGAAGGCCTTCTACTGGCTGGCCCCGGCGCTGACCGTGGTGCCCTCGCTGGTGACGGTGTGCGTGGTGCCCTTCGGCGGCAACATCGAGGTGAACGGCCAGATCCACAAGCTGGTCATCGCGGATCTGGATGTGGGCCCGCTCTTCATCTTCGCGATCTCCTCGCTGGCGGTCTACGGCATCACGCTGGCCGGGTGGTCCTCGAACTCGAAGTTCCCCTTCATCGGTGGCGTGCGCTCCACCGCGCAGATGATCTCTTACGAGATCGCGCTCGGCCTCTCCGTGGTGCCGGTGCTGCTCTACTACGGGGACCTGAATCTCTCGAACATCGTGCAGCAACAGTCGCAGAACGGCTGGCTGCTGCTGCCACTGTGGGGTAACTCCGCTCCTTGGAACAACGGTGGCGATTACACCGCGTGGATCTTCTGGATCCCGGCGATGATCGCCTTCCTGATCTTCACCACCTCGGTCTTCGCGGAAACGAACCGCATGCCCTTCGACCTGCCGGAGTGCGAGACCGAACTGGTGGGCGGCTACCACACCGAGTATTCCTCGATGAAGTTCGCCATGTTTTTCATGGGTGAATATGCCGCGATGGTGATCGGATCGGCGATGGTCGTGACGCTTTTCCTCGGCGGTTGGTCGCTCGGCCCTTGGTTCGACAACTGGGCCGCCGGACTGGCGATCGGCTCGGTGAAGATCGGCGGCTTGCTGAACATGGCCGTCTTCATGGGCAAGGTGGTCGGCTTCATCCTCTTCTTCATCCTCGTCCGCTGGACGGTGCCGCGCTTCCGCTACGACCAGCTCATGCGCCTCGGCTGGGTGATCTTCTTCGAGGCCGCCTTGATCAACGTCTTCCTCGCGGCCCTCGTGATCGCCGCGCCCCAGTTCGGCGCTGCTGCTACCGTGGGCGGGCTGATCCTGCTGGTGATCGTCACCGCCGCCTTGGTCTGGGCCCTGAAGGTCTCCGAGAAGCGGCCCAAGCCCATCTCCATCTAG
- a CDS encoding molybdopterin-dependent oxidoreductase: MSDTAATAEAKLPKDLAAEKGLVNVQIDGVWLQVPRGMRMIEACKLAKNEVPHYCYHPKLTAPGNCRMCLVQMGMPPRPAPGQDPTYDAEGYLPIGWMPRPVIACANTVSENMGIRTTGELVEKCREGVMEFLLINHPLDCPICDQAGECRLQEFSVEHGRGGSRFVDMKVKKPKNVDIGPRVRLDDERCIMCSRCIRFMDEVADDPVLGFTQRGTHTTLTVHPGRKLDSNYSLNTVDICPVGALTSNDFRFQMRVWFLKETKSIDVNCGTGSNITIWARGNKIHRITPRQNDDVNSTWMPDSHRLNFHYIDGEARLVEPMIKAGGTHKPVAWSEALAAVAKDLKVFAPGEIAIIASARMTNEELFMVRALATEIGTGAFTVVPRSGESDGILISEDRNPNTTGAKLVWGTQDPAGPLADIRSGVQSGAIKALLVFGEELTAEAGFTKEDLAKPAFIASVQLLAGPTAEASHVLLPGAAFAEKRGSMVNVSGRLQRLNRAVEPPVDAHDDWEILRDLVLALQGASPASGPAMIEDVFKSLAEGVTEFNGLSLSKIGDLGLSVVETGVKIPLLENERARKAAGLING; this comes from the coding sequence ATGAGCGATACCGCCGCCACCGCAGAAGCCAAGCTGCCCAAGGATCTCGCCGCCGAGAAAGGCCTCGTAAACGTGCAGATCGACGGGGTTTGGCTCCAAGTGCCACGGGGAATGCGGATGATCGAGGCCTGCAAACTGGCCAAGAACGAAGTCCCGCATTACTGCTACCACCCGAAGCTGACGGCTCCCGGCAATTGCCGTATGTGTCTGGTGCAGATGGGCATGCCGCCACGCCCGGCCCCCGGCCAGGATCCCACCTACGATGCCGAAGGCTACCTGCCGATCGGCTGGATGCCCCGCCCGGTGATCGCCTGTGCCAACACGGTTTCCGAGAACATGGGCATCCGCACCACCGGGGAACTGGTGGAGAAGTGCCGCGAGGGCGTGATGGAGTTCCTGCTCATCAACCACCCGCTGGACTGCCCGATCTGCGACCAAGCCGGCGAGTGCCGCCTGCAGGAGTTTTCCGTCGAGCACGGCCGCGGCGGCTCGCGCTTCGTGGACATGAAGGTGAAGAAGCCGAAGAACGTGGACATCGGTCCGCGGGTCCGGCTCGACGACGAGCGTTGCATCATGTGCAGCCGCTGCATCCGCTTCATGGATGAGGTGGCGGACGATCCGGTGCTCGGCTTTACCCAACGCGGCACCCACACCACGCTGACGGTCCACCCGGGCCGCAAGCTGGACTCGAACTACTCTCTCAATACGGTCGATATCTGCCCCGTCGGCGCGCTGACCTCGAATGACTTCCGCTTCCAGATGCGGGTTTGGTTCCTGAAGGAGACCAAGAGCATCGACGTGAATTGCGGCACCGGCTCGAACATCACGATCTGGGCGCGCGGCAACAAGATCCACCGGATCACGCCGCGCCAGAACGACGATGTGAACTCCACCTGGATGCCGGATTCGCACCGCCTGAACTTCCACTACATCGATGGCGAGGCCCGTCTGGTCGAGCCGATGATCAAGGCCGGGGGCACCCACAAGCCGGTGGCATGGAGCGAGGCTCTGGCCGCGGTGGCAAAGGACCTGAAGGTTTTCGCTCCGGGCGAGATCGCCATCATCGCCTCCGCCCGCATGACCAATGAAGAGCTCTTCATGGTCCGCGCGCTGGCCACCGAGATCGGCACCGGTGCCTTCACCGTGGTCCCCCGCTCCGGCGAGAGCGACGGCATCCTGATTTCCGAAGACCGCAACCCGAACACCACCGGCGCGAAGCTGGTATGGGGCACGCAGGATCCTGCCGGTCCGCTGGCCGATATCCGTAGCGGCGTGCAGAGCGGCGCGATCAAGGCGCTGCTGGTCTTCGGCGAGGAACTCACCGCGGAAGCGGGCTTCACCAAGGAGGATCTCGCCAAGCCCGCCTTCATCGCTTCCGTCCAGCTACTGGCCGGACCGACTGCCGAGGCCTCTCACGTGCTCCTGCCCGGTGCCGCCTTCGCCGAGAAGCGCGGCTCGATGGTGAATGTCAGCGGTCGCCTGCAGCGCCTGAACCGCGCGGTGGAGCCGCCGGTGGATGCTCATGACGACTGGGAGATTCTCCGCGATCTGGTGCTGGCGCTGCAAGGTGCCTCCCCTGCTTCCGGCCCCGCGATGATCGAGGATGTCTTCAAGTCGCTGGCGGAAGGCGTGACCGAATTCAACGGCCTGAGCCTCTCGAAGATCGGCGACCTCGGCCTCTCCGTCGTGGAAACCGGCGTGAAGATCCCGCTCCTCGAAAACGAGCGCGCCCGCAAGGCCGCCGGCCTGATCAACGGCTAA
- the nuoK gene encoding NADH-quinone oxidoreductase subunit NuoK, producing the protein MAGLHSYLLVSGLLFAIGLSGVILRRNIIVVFMCLELMLSAANLTLVAFSRFKGTNGLPDYNGQMLVFFVITVAAAEVAVGLAIIVALYRARQTINTEDLTSMRG; encoded by the coding sequence ATGGCCGGTCTCCATTCCTACCTTCTCGTCTCCGGGTTGCTCTTCGCGATCGGCCTTTCCGGAGTCATCCTGCGCCGGAATATCATCGTGGTCTTCATGTGCCTCGAGCTGATGCTGAGCGCCGCGAACCTGACGCTGGTCGCATTCTCCCGCTTCAAGGGCACGAACGGCCTGCCGGACTACAACGGGCAGATGCTCGTGTTCTTCGTGATCACCGTGGCCGCCGCCGAGGTGGCCGTGGGTCTCGCCATCATCGTCGCCCTCTACCGCGCACGGCAGACGATCAACACGGAAGACCTCACCAGCATGCGCGGCTGA
- a CDS encoding complex I subunit 4 family protein yields the protein MLLLLVLIPIAAFLAILGGAPARKTAVAAGVANLVLGVWAAFTWKAAMWSMSVPVLAKPALNLAFGLDGMSAVMVLLSVIVTLAALLSGKSPEGREKLYYGSSLLIAAGAIGAFAATDLFFFYAFHELALIPTFLMIGILGRGERKETAWKITIYLGLGSVILLAGLVWLASLAGTFDMPSMVKAVQDGSLVIDAASQKGIAALLIIGFGVLVSLFPFHSWAAPAYASAPAPTAMLHSGVLKKFGLYGLLRLAIPMVPEGMNAWLVPLLVLLLGNILWVGLVTVNQKRLDLMLGNSSVMHMGYIFLAIAALAASHTGSPAVGYLDAAGNAVTTYTLGNFTNTIAQPAAILLMFAHGISIAMLFGLADKIERSTGTLELTDLGGLAKSAPGLAFLFGMVGMASIGLPGLANFAGEVMVFLSGFQNYDPAKGLGPVQIACILAIWGVVISAVYMLRAYRNIFQGPQVKATTDAADLSFADRIPALILAIALLAVGLYPNLLLNLLK from the coding sequence ATGCTACTCCTGCTAGTCCTTATCCCCATCGCCGCCTTCCTCGCCATCCTCGGCGGGGCGCCCGCCCGCAAGACCGCGGTGGCGGCCGGCGTGGCCAATCTCGTGCTCGGTGTCTGGGCCGCCTTCACCTGGAAGGCAGCCATGTGGTCGATGTCCGTGCCGGTGCTCGCGAAGCCCGCGCTGAACCTCGCCTTCGGTCTCGATGGCATGAGCGCGGTGATGGTGCTGCTCTCGGTGATCGTCACCCTGGCCGCGCTGCTCTCCGGCAAGTCCCCGGAAGGCCGCGAGAAGCTCTACTACGGCTCTTCCCTTTTGATCGCCGCCGGTGCCATCGGTGCCTTCGCCGCGACCGACCTGTTCTTCTTCTACGCCTTCCATGAACTGGCGCTGATCCCGACCTTCCTGATGATCGGCATCCTCGGCCGCGGGGAGCGGAAGGAGACCGCGTGGAAGATCACGATCTACCTCGGCCTCGGCTCGGTGATCCTGCTGGCCGGCCTGGTCTGGCTGGCCTCGCTGGCGGGCACCTTCGACATGCCGAGCATGGTGAAGGCGGTGCAAGATGGCTCGCTGGTCATCGACGCCGCCTCGCAGAAGGGCATCGCCGCGCTGCTCATCATCGGCTTCGGCGTGCTGGTCTCGCTCTTCCCCTTCCACTCCTGGGCCGCCCCGGCCTACGCCAGCGCCCCGGCCCCGACCGCGATGCTGCACTCCGGCGTGCTGAAGAAGTTCGGCCTCTACGGCCTGCTCCGCCTCGCGATCCCGATGGTGCCGGAGGGCATGAATGCCTGGCTGGTGCCGCTGCTGGTCCTGCTGCTCGGCAATATCCTCTGGGTGGGCCTCGTCACCGTGAACCAGAAGCGTCTCGACCTGATGCTCGGCAATTCCTCGGTGATGCACATGGGCTACATCTTCCTGGCCATCGCCGCACTCGCCGCGAGCCACACCGGCAGCCCGGCGGTCGGCTACCTCGACGCCGCCGGCAACGCGGTCACGACCTACACGCTCGGCAACTTCACCAACACCATCGCCCAGCCTGCCGCGATCCTGCTGATGTTCGCGCACGGCATCTCCATCGCCATGCTCTTCGGCCTGGCGGACAAGATCGAGCGCAGCACCGGCACGCTGGAGCTCACCGATCTCGGCGGTCTTGCCAAGTCCGCTCCCGGTCTCGCCTTCCTCTTCGGCATGGTCGGCATGGCTTCCATCGGTCTGCCCGGTCTGGCGAACTTCGCCGGTGAAGTGATGGTCTTCCTCTCCGGCTTCCAGAACTACGATCCTGCCAAGGGCCTCGGTCCGGTACAGATCGCCTGCATCCTCGCCATCTGGGGCGTGGTCATCAGCGCCGTCTACATGCTGCGCGCCTACCGGAATATCTTCCAAGGCCCGCAGGTGAAGGCCACCACGGATGCCGCCGACCTGAGCTTCGCAGACCGCATCCCGGCCCTGATCCTCGCCATCGCCCTGCTCGCCGTCGGCCTCTACCCGAACCTGCTTCTGAATCTCCTCAAGTGA
- a CDS encoding NADH-quinone oxidoreductase subunit J family protein, which yields MPLPLFWFFALVMLLGGVAVVGLRNPVASALSMVASFVGLAGLFIGLNAFFVGIIQILVYAGAIMVLFIFIIMLLDLKVEEKRTPKLAPLLGGLGIVLGFTIQLIGILSKTPRMEWQSLDLKTAAAAHAQSSPGISQKLSEGHLPDVNLIGDVLFKGYNLPLQIVGVLLLVATIGVVVLSKRQEA from the coding sequence ATGCCTCTTCCTCTCTTCTGGTTCTTCGCACTCGTCATGCTGCTCGGCGGCGTGGCGGTGGTCGGCCTGCGCAATCCGGTCGCCTCGGCCCTTTCGATGGTGGCCTCCTTTGTGGGCCTCGCGGGTCTCTTCATCGGTCTGAACGCCTTCTTCGTCGGGATCATCCAGATCCTCGTCTATGCGGGCGCGATCATGGTGCTGTTCATCTTCATCATCATGCTGCTCGACCTGAAGGTGGAGGAGAAGCGCACGCCGAAGCTCGCACCGCTGCTCGGCGGGCTGGGCATCGTGCTCGGCTTCACCATCCAGCTCATCGGCATCCTCTCGAAGACCCCGAGGATGGAGTGGCAATCGCTCGACCTGAAAACGGCGGCCGCCGCCCACGCCCAATCCAGCCCGGGGATCTCCCAGAAACTCTCCGAAGGCCATCTGCCCGACGTGAACCTCATCGGCGACGTACTTTTCAAAGGCTACAACCTGCCGCTCCAGATCGTCGGTGTCCTCCTCCTCGTAGCCACCATTGGCGTGGTCGTCCTTTCCAAGCGTCAAGAGGCATAG
- the nuoL gene encoding NADH-quinone oxidoreductase subunit L has product MAWLLLFLPLIAAAANQLYLKRNAFIASMVSVVSVAVTFGISLLLLGKSESPAPISWATIGDFSLQIGIKLDQLSTGMMVVVTGVGLLVHIFSLAYMAEDSAKARFFTCLSLFMFSMTGIVLASNFIMTFMFWELVGLSSYLLIGHWYQKDSAADAAKKAFITNRIGDFGFMIGILMLWGITGTLTFDEMKIPAGISTGVLGAALLCVFCGAVGKSAQMPLHVWLPDAMEGPTPVSALIHASTMVAAGVYMLFRVQLSVGAEAFDNFAGTTIAWIGGITSLCAALMATQQDDIKRILAYSTLSQLGYMVMAVGLLHGEAGMFHLFTHAWFKALLFLGSGAVIHACHHEQDIWKMGGLLKKMPITGFTFLIGFLALIAVPGTAGFFSKEMILHAAETYGHKEGNTMALFWIAAGVAVLTPFYMTRLFVVAFLGKNRSEDASHAHEVGPLMFLPLAILAVLALAAGYKFSHGLAPAVPAHTGEFHVNFLFWVSVVALVVGAGAGFALYSGKDKDPVSIPLFRDRFRIDAFYDNFVVRYFQNAFAAIVHFFDEFLINGLIVGGSSRLAEGFGGLFRRVQSGNLQGYAFAFGLGVILVIYFTAF; this is encoded by the coding sequence ATGGCTTGGCTCCTCCTGTTCCTACCTTTGATCGCTGCGGCGGCGAACCAGCTTTACCTGAAGCGGAACGCCTTCATCGCTTCGATGGTTTCGGTCGTCTCGGTCGCGGTGACCTTCGGCATTTCCCTGCTGCTGCTCGGCAAGAGCGAATCCCCCGCCCCGATCTCCTGGGCGACGATCGGTGACTTCTCGCTGCAGATCGGCATCAAGCTCGACCAGCTCTCCACCGGCATGATGGTGGTGGTCACGGGCGTGGGCCTGCTGGTGCACATCTTCTCGCTGGCCTACATGGCCGAGGATAGCGCGAAGGCGCGCTTCTTCACCTGCCTCTCGCTCTTCATGTTCTCGATGACCGGCATCGTGCTGGCCTCGAATTTCATCATGACCTTCATGTTCTGGGAGCTGGTGGGCCTGAGCTCCTACCTCCTGATCGGTCACTGGTATCAGAAGGACTCCGCCGCGGACGCCGCGAAGAAGGCCTTCATCACGAACCGCATCGGCGACTTCGGCTTCATGATCGGCATCCTGATGCTCTGGGGCATCACCGGCACGCTGACCTTCGACGAGATGAAGATTCCCGCGGGCATCTCCACCGGAGTACTCGGTGCCGCGCTGCTCTGCGTCTTCTGCGGTGCGGTCGGCAAGTCCGCCCAGATGCCCCTGCACGTGTGGCTGCCGGACGCGATGGAAGGGCCGACTCCCGTGTCCGCCCTGATCCACGCCTCGACGATGGTGGCGGCCGGCGTCTACATGCTCTTCCGCGTCCAGCTCTCGGTCGGCGCGGAGGCCTTCGACAACTTCGCCGGCACGACGATCGCCTGGATCGGTGGCATCACCTCGCTCTGCGCCGCGCTGATGGCCACGCAGCAGGATGACATCAAGCGCATCCTTGCTTACTCCACACTGTCCCAACTCGGCTACATGGTGATGGCCGTGGGCCTCCTCCACGGTGAGGCCGGGATGTTCCACCTCTTCACGCACGCTTGGTTCAAGGCACTGCTCTTCCTCGGCTCCGGCGCGGTCATCCACGCTTGCCACCACGAGCAGGACATCTGGAAGATGGGCGGCCTGCTGAAGAAGATGCCGATCACCGGCTTCACCTTCCTGATCGGCTTCCTGGCCCTGATCGCGGTTCCCGGCACCGCGGGCTTCTTCTCGAAGGAGATGATCCTCCACGCCGCCGAAACCTACGGCCACAAGGAAGGCAACACCATGGCCCTGTTCTGGATTGCCGCCGGTGTCGCCGTGCTCACCCCTTTCTACATGACCCGTCTCTTCGTGGTCGCATTCCTCGGCAAGAATCGCTCGGAGGATGCCAGCCACGCCCATGAAGTCGGTCCGCTCATGTTCCTGCCGCTCGCGATCCTCGCGGTGCTGGCCTTGGCTGCCGGATATAAGTTCTCTCACGGTCTTGCCCCCGCCGTTCCGGCTCATACGGGCGAGTTCCACGTGAACTTCCTCTTCTGGGTTTCCGTGGTGGCGCTGGTCGTCGGTGCCGGCGCCGGCTTCGCCCTCTATTCGGGCAAGGACAAGGATCCCGTATCCATCCCGCTCTTCCGCGACCGCTTCCGGATCGATGCCTTCTACGACAACTTCGTGGTGCGTTACTTCCAGAACGCCTTCGCCGCGATCGTCCACTTCTTCGACGAGTTCCTGATCAACGGCCTGATCGTGGGCGGCTCCAGCCGTCTCGCGGAAGGCTTCGGCGGTCTCTTCCGCCGCGTGCAGTCCGGCAACCTGCAGGGCTACGCCTTCGCCTTCGGCCTCGGCGTGATCCTCGTCATCTACTTCACCGCGTTCTAA